The Mucilaginibacter gracilis genomic interval CAATGCCACCCTTCATTCGCGCATGTTCCAAACGGTTATACCACTTGTTGTAAAATACAACATAGCCGTAAATACCACCCACGACGAACACGAATACAACGAAATAGCCGCCGATTTAAAAACTAAAACCGGCTTAATATTAGTAACCTGGGAACACAAAGCCATACCCTTTATTACCAAAGCCTTAGGCATTCAATTAGATAACCTAACCTGGCCCGATGATGATTTTGATAGCATATGGATAGTAACCTTCCCTAACGGCGTACCTACCTTAACCAGGGACAAGGAGGGCTTAAACCCATCGGACAATTGCGATTAATGGAGGTTGCAAAAAGATAACATATTTTAAACCCTGCATAAACACTGTTTTATTATTTTAGAACAGTAGATAGCCGGGCAGCCAAAACCAAATGTTACAAGCATGTGGAAATGCCATTTATATTCGGCAACGATATTAATAACGGGGTAATGTGATACATGCGCCTCGGCTATCAAAACGGCATTTAAAATAAAGGTAATTAATAACTATTGGTAATATGAGTGATACGCGAAGAGAGTTTTTAAAAAAGGCTGCATTTTTAAGCGGCACTGCTGCGTTGGCTAATGTTTTGCCTCCATCTATACAAAAAGCGTTGGCTATAAACGCACCCGAAGGCAGCACCTACCTTGATGCCGAGCATATCGTTATCCTGATGCAGGAGAACCGCTCTTTCGACCATTGCTACGGCAGCCTAAAAGGCGTGAGGGGCTTTAACGACCCACGGGCCATTGATTTACCTAATCAAAATAAAGTTTGGCTGCAAACCAATGCCGCCGGCCAAACCTATGCACCCTTCCATCTCGATATTAAAAACACCAAGGCTACATGGATGCATTCGCTGCCGCATAGCTGGGCCAATCAAAGCAATGCGCGCAATGATGGTAAATATGATAAATGGCTTGATTTTAAACGCTCGGGCACGCCCGAATACGCAAACATGCCATTAACGCTGGGCTACCATAAGCGCGAAGACTTGCCTTTTTACTACTCGCTGGCAGATGCCTTTACCGTTTGCGATCAAAATTTTTGCTCATCCCTTACGGGAACTACCCCCAACCGGCTCTTTTTTTGGTCGGGCACGGTACGTGAAGAACAACACGAAACCTCAAGGGCCAATGTGTGGAACGAAGATGCCGATTCGGCACAATTGAAATGGAAAACCTTCCCCGAACGATTGGAAGAAAACGGAATTGCCTGGAAATGCTATCAAAACGAGATCAGCGTTGATACCGGCTTAAAAAGCGACGAAGACTTTTGGCTGTCTAATTTTGGCGATAATCCACTCGAATATTTTGCACAGTACAATGTTAAACTGCACCAGGCGCATCTCACTAACATTACTAAACGTTTAGCACAACTACCTGCCGAAATAGCTCAACTTGAAAATAAAATAAACTCATTAACCGAAAAAGACGAGCAATTACCGGCTACAAAAAAACTCCTGAAAAAGAAACAAGCCGAGCTTGATGATTTAAAAAAAGAAGCCGAAGTTTATAATGCAACCGCTTTTGAAGCCTTATCGCAACAACAAAAAAACATTCATTTAAAAGCATTCGACACCAATAAAAACGATCCGGATTACCACGATTTAACCACCCTTAATTATAACGACGATGGCATAAACCGCAGCTTAAAAGTACCCAAGGGCGATGTGTTGCATCAGTTTAAGAAGGACGTAAATTCCGGTAAATTACCAACGGTATCATGGCTTACGGCTCCCGAAAGCTTTTCCGATCATCCTTCGGCACCCTGGTATGGCGCGTGGTACGTATCCGAAGTTCTGGATATTTTAACTCAAAACCCCGAGGTATGGAAAAAAACCATTTTCATTTTAGCTTATGATGAAAACGACGGTTATTTTGACCACATACCACCTTTTGTTGCGCCCGATGCCCGTAACAATAACACAGGCAAGGTATCGGCAGGGATTGATACCAGTGTTGAGTTTGTAACCCGCGAGCAAGCAAGTGCCCGCAACGGTTTCCCCGAGAAGTTTGAACGCGAAGGGCCTATTGGTTTAGGCTACAGGGTTCCGTTGGTTATTGCATCGCCATGGAGCAAGGGTGGCTGGGTTAACTCGCAGGTGTTCGATCATACTTCAACACTCCAATTTTTAGAAGACTTTTTATCGAAAAAAACAGGCAAAAACATTAGCGAACCCAATATAAGCCAATGGCGCCGCACAGTTTGCGGCAACCTTACTTCGGTTTTCAGGCCCTATCACAGCGATGGAATACCCTCGCCTGATTTTGTTACAAAGGATGCTTTTTTGGAAACCATACATAAAGCCAAGTTTAAAAAGCTACCTACAACATACCAACTTTTTAACAAGCAGGAGGCCGAACAATTTAATGCAAACCCATCGGCATTTTTAAAGCAGGAGAGCGGCGTTAAACCCTCCAATGCATTGCCTTACCAGTTACATGTAAACGGTAAGCTTAGTGCCGATAAAAAAACCTTCGAAATTGCATTTGATAACCGCAACGAAGTTTTTGGAAGTAAAACCCAGGGCTGCCCTTTTAATGTGTATGCGCCCGGTAATTGCCTTCAGCCTAATCAAACTTTTGATGCGGTACGCACCTGGGCCTACGCCGTAAGTGCAGGTGATAAACTGGCCGATAGCTGGCCGCTGCATGCTTTTGAAAACGATAAATACCATTTGCGGGTTTATGGCCCTAATGGCTTTTACAGGGAGTTTACAGGCAATGCCGCCGACCCGGATATTACTATCGAAGTTGACTATGAACGTAGCCTAACTAAAAACAAATTAACTGGTAATGTTATTTTAAAACTAACCAATACAAGCAACCAGCACCACACTGTACTGGTAACCGATAACGCTTATAAAACCAACAAGCTCCAAAAAGCGTTGCCGCCGGGGCATACCGAAACCCTTGTACTTAATTTAAGCACAAGCCATAACTGGTATCATTTTACAGTAAATATAACCGGTACAAATGCCTTTAGCAGGCAATATGCGGGCCGCGTGGAAACCGGAAAGCCAGGTTTTACCGACCCTTTAATGGGAAACGTAATTTAATTTTGCTCCAATTTGCTGTATTAAACACTTTAATTGCATGTTAACCATGAGATAAAAACCATCCCCACAGAAAACAACGCCACGGTGATATGTGTAAGCAAACAGTACACCTATGAACAGGTTAATTTTCAGGATTAATTATCGTGTTTATTATTATTGGCGGGCAAAAGGTTTACTGCAATTAATACAATAATAAACGAAAGTAGTATGATGGGTAGTACATACGTAAAAAGGAATTGCGAAATCATAATTAAATAGCCGATAATTAGTTAGGGTTTATAAAAGTAACATACTACATTCAAATTCCAAAACATATTATGCTTTACCCGCTTATTAATTAGTGCTTTTATAAATATTTACACAATTTAGATATTTGTTAGTTGCCAGCGCGGCAGGTAACTTGAAACACAGATAAATAAAACACCAATAATACTATCCAACGGCTAACCAAAAGTAAAACCTGCTACCTTGGTTCAATTGGCTCTCTACCCCTATTTTGCCGGCTTGCGCCTCAATAAAATCCTTAGCTATGGCTAGCCCAAGGCCGGTTCCCGGTTGCCCGGAGTTAATCCCCGGAATTTTAAAATAACGTTCAAATACACGATCAAGATACTGGGGTTCAATACCCTTCCCATAATCCTTAACAGAAAACTCTATGCTATTTGATCTTATTTTTTTAACGCTCAATTCAATAAAAGCATTTTCGCTGCTATATTTTATCGCGTTTGATAGCAGGTTGATAAGCACCCAGGTTGTTTTATCCAAATCGGCCCTAACATTAGGCAAATTATCATCATAATAAACCTTAATGCTAACCCGGCGCTGGTCGGCAATAAATTTGAGGGCCTTAACAGCATAATCAACAATATCTTTTGGGTGTGCACTGCCAAAATTAAGCTGTATTTTGCCTGTTTCAACCTGCGCCATATTGAGTAATTCGCCGGTAATTTGCAGCAGGCGCTGGGTATCGTCGGTTATGTTTTCAATCAGCTGCCTTTGCTCGGTATTTACCTGCCCCACGCGCGAGTCTTCCAATAACTTCAAACTCATTTTTATCGACGATATGGGCGTTTTTAACTCGTGCGAAATGGTGGCTATTAAATTAGTTTTCGCCTCATTTTTTATAGTTACCTGCTCAAGCCCTTCGGCAAGTTTGGTAACCGGCGTTGCAATATAATCCGGAAAGTTAACCAAAAAACTAAAGCCGATAAGAAAACAAAACGACCCCATGAGCGCAATAATAATTAAGCCATGTTTTGCCGTATTATTAGCTATTTGGCCTTTAAACTCAATCGACTTCATATTGATGCGCACTAT includes:
- a CDS encoding phosphocholine-specific phospholipase C, which encodes MSDTRREFLKKAAFLSGTAALANVLPPSIQKALAINAPEGSTYLDAEHIVILMQENRSFDHCYGSLKGVRGFNDPRAIDLPNQNKVWLQTNAAGQTYAPFHLDIKNTKATWMHSLPHSWANQSNARNDGKYDKWLDFKRSGTPEYANMPLTLGYHKREDLPFYYSLADAFTVCDQNFCSSLTGTTPNRLFFWSGTVREEQHETSRANVWNEDADSAQLKWKTFPERLEENGIAWKCYQNEISVDTGLKSDEDFWLSNFGDNPLEYFAQYNVKLHQAHLTNITKRLAQLPAEIAQLENKINSLTEKDEQLPATKKLLKKKQAELDDLKKEAEVYNATAFEALSQQQKNIHLKAFDTNKNDPDYHDLTTLNYNDDGINRSLKVPKGDVLHQFKKDVNSGKLPTVSWLTAPESFSDHPSAPWYGAWYVSEVLDILTQNPEVWKKTIFILAYDENDGYFDHIPPFVAPDARNNNTGKVSAGIDTSVEFVTREQASARNGFPEKFEREGPIGLGYRVPLVIASPWSKGGWVNSQVFDHTSTLQFLEDFLSKKTGKNISEPNISQWRRTVCGNLTSVFRPYHSDGIPSPDFVTKDAFLETIHKAKFKKLPTTYQLFNKQEAEQFNANPSAFLKQESGVKPSNALPYQLHVNGKLSADKKTFEIAFDNRNEVFGSKTQGCPFNVYAPGNCLQPNQTFDAVRTWAYAVSAGDKLADSWPLHAFENDKYHLRVYGPNGFYREFTGNAADPDITIEVDYERSLTKNKLTGNVILKLTNTSNQHHTVLVTDNAYKTNKLQKALPPGHTETLVLNLSTSHNWYHFTVNITGTNAFSRQYAGRVETGKPGFTDPLMGNVI
- a CDS encoding sensor histidine kinase, which gives rise to MSLKNKLRAGICFLFLLALLCSGLAAYYLQRLSSESNAILKDNYRSITYTQNIGNLLDAPLTAANLSAIQANLTAQKQNVTEIGERQLTRSLQNLFNSYQKAGGNPALLGQLSFKMRATIDAIVRINMKSIEFKGQIANNTAKHGLIIIALMGSFCFLIGFSFLVNFPDYIATPVTKLAEGLEQVTIKNEAKTNLIATISHELKTPISSIKMSLKLLEDSRVGQVNTEQRQLIENITDDTQRLLQITGELLNMAQVETGKIQLNFGSAHPKDIVDYAVKALKFIADQRRVSIKVYYDDNLPNVRADLDKTTWVLINLLSNAIKYSSENAFIELSVKKIRSNSIEFSVKDYGKGIEPQYLDRVFERYFKIPGINSGQPGTGLGLAIAKDFIEAQAGKIGVESQLNQGSRFYFWLAVG
- a CDS encoding histidine phosphatase family protein; translated protein: MNKILIALLMFAALSQSSIAQSTTTAANLKIVLIRHGEKPLVGNNLNCKGLNRSRLLPAVITSKFGVPNFVYVPPMTLGNATLHSRMFQTVIPLVVKYNIAVNTTHDEHEYNEIAADLKTKTGLILVTWEHKAIPFITKALGIQLDNLTWPDDDFDSIWIVTFPNGVPTLTRDKEGLNPSDNCD